From one Gracilinanus agilis isolate LMUSP501 chromosome 5, AgileGrace, whole genome shotgun sequence genomic stretch:
- the LOC123248843 gene encoding olfactory receptor 6C2-like — MRNHSGITLFILRGLTDDPRLQVLLFIFLFLTYLLSIIGNLTIITLTLVDPRLKTPMYFFLRNFSFLEVSFTTVCIPRFLYSMSTGDNTVTYNACATQLFFVILFGAAEFFLLTAMSYDRYVAICKPLHYMNIMSNRVCIQLVVCCWLAALMLIIPPLSLGFQLEFCDSNVINHFGCDAAPILEITCSDTQLIERIVLVFAVLTLMITLVSVILSYTYIVRTILKFPSAQQRKKAFSTCSSHMIVVSITYGSCIFIYIKPSAKEGVAANKVVSVLATSVAPVMNPFIYTLRNKQVVEAFKDSLKKIALLSKK, encoded by the coding sequence ATGAGAAACCATTCTGGGATAACATTATTCATCCTGCGGGGACTGACAGATGACCCTCGGCTTCAggttcttcttttcatttttctgtttctcacCTACCTTTTGAGTATAATTGGAAACCTTACCATCATCACTCTCACCTTGGTGGACCCCCGTCTTAAAACCCCCATGTATTTTTTCCTCCGGAATTTCTCCTTCTTAGAAGTTTCATTCACAACTGTTTGTATCCCCAGATTCCTTTACAGTATGTCAACTGGGGATAATACTGTGACTTATAATGCTTGTGCCACCCAGTTATTCTTTGTCATCCTCTTTGGGGCAGCAGAGTTTTTTCTACTCACTGCCATGTCCTATGATCGCTATGTGGCCATCTGCAAGCCACTGCATTATATGAATATCATGAGTAATAGAGTCTGCATTCAGCTTGTTGTTTGCTGCTGGCTGGCTGCATTGATGTTAATCATCCCACCACTTAGCTTGGGTTTTCAACTGGAATTTTGTGACTCAAATGTCATTAATCATTTTGGCTGTGATGCAGCTCCCATTCTAGAGATCACATGCTCAGACACACAATTAATAGAACGAATTGTTTTAGTCTTTGCTGTATTGACCCTCATGATCACCTTAGTGTCTGTGATTCTGTCATACACATATATTGTCAGAACAATCTTGAaattcccctctgcccagcaaagGAAAAAGGCCTTTTCCACTTGTTCCTCCCACATGATTGTTGTCTCCATCACATATGGCAGCTGCATCTTCATTTATATCAAACCCTCTGCAAAAGAAGGGGTGGCTGCCAATAAGGTGGTGTCAGTTCTTGCAACCTCAGTTGCTCCAGTGATGAATCCCTTCATTTATACCTTGAGAAACAAACAAGTGGTAGAAGCTTTTAAGGACTCTCTCAAAAAGATTGCCCTTCTTTCTAAGAAGTAA